A window of Paenibacillus sp. 19GGS1-52 contains these coding sequences:
- a CDS encoding carboxymuconolactone decarboxylase family protein, which produces MSDKINSGFNHFSNLSGDYGAKALAPIKEHFPELAEFIMGTAYGDIFQRHTIGNDWKEIAVISSLITMGQYDQLGVHYVMALRVGITVEQIKGILLHLAPCVGAPRIISAFNILLATLEEAQ; this is translated from the coding sequence ATGAGCGATAAAATTAATAGTGGTTTTAATCATTTCTCTAATCTATCCGGTGACTATGGAGCCAAAGCCTTGGCTCCGATTAAAGAGCATTTTCCAGAGTTAGCTGAATTTATTATGGGAACTGCCTATGGTGATATCTTCCAACGCCATACTATCGGAAACGATTGGAAAGAAATTGCGGTGATTTCTTCTTTGATTACTATGGGTCAATATGACCAATTAGGTGTTCACTATGTTATGGCTCTTCGTGTAGGTATCACTGTTGAACAAATCAAAGGTATTTTATTACATTTAGCTCCTTGTGTGGGTGCTCCTAGGATTATTAGTGCCTTTAATATCCTACTGGCTACACTTGAAGAAGCTCAATAA
- a CDS encoding thiamine pyrophosphate-binding protein, whose amino-acid sequence MYVLKTVAEYMAEALRNLGVTHSFGIIGKSICPVVLKMVDYGIEFIPGRHESSSGFEASGYALKTGNLGIAFGTSGPGGTNLLTAAAHAKANNLPVLFITGHQSIKELGIPQCQDSSSYLADLAEMFRPATLFSKLIERGDHFSTIFNHAIAIALGGKRGPVHLCIPFDVQTEMLEECNIVFPERETLVNYASLDRVITAINHSSNPLIIAGKGVNRSGAHKELIQLAETFNIPVVTSPGGKGALPWDHPLYHGPIGVGGCTHGDDLLNHSDLYIVLGSRLSDMTICNLKRENHPETLIQFDCDPTFVGKILTSKTIQITGDVRDNLEFYLNGIDQTTLPKRETKPFAYTEELPTLSKLSLASVLSTMSDLIPYNNTVFVDDGSHGFNAVKWYKVKKPGSFVFDAYFACMGNAIGMAIGAKVAAPSETIFCITGDGCFMMLGSEINTAVCKDIPVIFIVVNNMQLDMALKGMEKTTGRIDGTVFEVPMDVVKFAESLGATGFKCETAEQFSSAINEAVALNRVAVIELLTDRDEIPPTAHRVLNM is encoded by the coding sequence GTGTATGTTTTGAAGACAGTTGCAGAATACATGGCGGAGGCACTCCGCAACCTCGGAGTAACCCATTCTTTTGGGATTATTGGTAAATCTATTTGTCCTGTGGTTCTTAAAATGGTTGACTATGGTATCGAGTTTATTCCCGGGAGACATGAATCAAGCTCCGGCTTCGAAGCCTCTGGTTACGCACTAAAAACCGGGAATCTCGGGATAGCATTCGGGACCTCCGGCCCAGGTGGAACAAATCTGCTTACTGCAGCAGCACATGCAAAGGCTAATAACCTTCCTGTTCTTTTTATTACCGGTCACCAATCTATTAAAGAACTAGGAATTCCTCAATGTCAGGATTCATCCTCTTATCTTGCCGATTTAGCAGAAATGTTTAGGCCAGCCACTTTATTCAGCAAGCTTATCGAACGTGGAGATCATTTCAGTACTATTTTTAATCATGCAATTGCCATCGCGCTAGGCGGCAAACGTGGACCTGTTCATCTCTGCATCCCCTTTGATGTACAGACGGAAATGCTTGAAGAATGCAACATCGTATTTCCTGAACGGGAAACACTAGTAAATTATGCTAGCCTTGATCGTGTAATTACTGCTATTAACCATTCCAGTAATCCTTTAATTATTGCTGGTAAAGGTGTTAATCGGTCTGGAGCTCATAAAGAGCTGATCCAATTAGCTGAAACCTTTAATATTCCAGTCGTGACGTCACCTGGCGGAAAAGGGGCTCTCCCTTGGGATCATCCTTTATATCATGGGCCTATTGGTGTAGGTGGCTGCACACATGGCGATGATCTGCTGAACCATAGTGATCTTTATATCGTATTGGGCTCACGCCTAAGTGATATGACCATATGTAACCTAAAGCGAGAGAATCATCCAGAGACATTGATCCAATTTGATTGTGATCCTACTTTTGTCGGAAAAATACTAACTTCAAAGACTATTCAAATTACAGGTGATGTTCGCGATAATCTGGAGTTCTACCTTAACGGAATTGACCAGACAACACTTCCTAAGCGCGAAACTAAGCCTTTTGCTTACACTGAGGAACTTCCCACTCTGTCCAAGCTCTCTTTGGCATCGGTTCTTAGCACAATGAGTGACCTGATTCCTTATAACAATACCGTTTTTGTTGACGATGGAAGCCATGGGTTCAATGCCGTCAAATGGTATAAAGTAAAGAAACCCGGAAGTTTTGTTTTTGACGCCTATTTTGCTTGTATGGGAAATGCGATCGGTATGGCTATTGGTGCAAAGGTAGCGGCTCCTAGCGAAACGATCTTCTGCATTACCGGTGACGGCTGCTTTATGATGCTGGGATCAGAGATTAATACCGCTGTATGCAAAGATATCCCCGTCATCTTTATTGTCGTAAATAATATGCAGTTGGATATGGCGTTAAAAGGAATGGAGAAAACTACAGGTCGAATTGATGGAACTGTATTTGAAGTTCCTATGGATGTTGTGAAGTTTGCTGAATCTCTGGGAGCTACAGGCTTTAAATGTGAGACTGCTGAGCAATTTTCTTCAGCTATTAATGAGGCAGTTGCGTTGAATCGCGTTGCCGTTATCGAGTTGCTGACGGATCGTGACGAAATTCCACCCACTGCACACCGTGTGCTAAACATGTAA
- a CDS encoding HAMP domain-containing methyl-accepting chemotaxis protein: protein MDWMNKLPLKQRIVAGCYLIAALFSIPVLISFIVMGKIFVGILLIVVLGGLTYPLSRFVERTLTSSFDDIANVTHNIAKGDFTTRADENGSMGDVSRSFNTMIDKLKKILTEASQLTRQVMDASRGIENKNQSLKIVMAQVSSSSNELALGANEISVDIADMTESIKDIETKVSNYTTSTKEMNKRSIHTLELVEKGRQSVDTQAEGMRKNIAATKKVAETVDALSHNARGITMITKTITEIAEQTNLLSLNASIEAARAGEHGRGFAVVAQEVRKLAEESTASTKEVFGLVRSIENDIKDAIANIAINESVVQVQNEMITETANIFSQIVHSVQYIAEQIAAFSSESDIMLESALKISGAIENISAITQQTAAGTEEVSAAMNEQINALQSVAEETEKMTQAVFNLQKTIHIFKF from the coding sequence ATGGATTGGATGAACAAGCTTCCGTTAAAACAAAGAATAGTTGCTGGATGTTACCTGATTGCTGCCTTATTTTCTATCCCTGTTTTGATTTCTTTTATTGTAATGGGTAAAATTTTTGTCGGTATTCTTCTTATTGTGGTTCTTGGTGGTCTGACATATCCTCTTTCACGCTTTGTTGAGAGAACGCTTACATCATCATTTGATGACATTGCAAATGTCACTCACAACATTGCAAAGGGCGACTTTACTACTAGAGCTGATGAAAATGGTTCTATGGGAGATGTCAGCCGCTCCTTTAATACTATGATTGATAAATTGAAGAAAATTCTGACTGAAGCATCACAGCTTACCCGTCAAGTCATGGACGCGAGCCGCGGAATTGAAAATAAAAATCAGAGTTTGAAGATTGTTATGGCTCAGGTTTCTTCCTCCTCCAACGAACTAGCTTTGGGTGCTAATGAAATATCTGTAGACATCGCTGATATGACAGAATCTATTAAAGACATTGAAACTAAAGTTTCCAACTATACAACCTCCACAAAAGAGATGAATAAACGTTCAATACATACGTTGGAATTGGTTGAGAAAGGCCGTCAATCGGTAGACACTCAGGCTGAAGGCATGCGCAAAAATATCGCAGCCACCAAAAAAGTAGCAGAAACCGTCGATGCGCTTTCACACAATGCCCGAGGAATTACGATGATTACAAAAACGATCACTGAGATTGCTGAACAGACTAATCTGCTATCCCTTAACGCCTCCATTGAAGCGGCCCGTGCCGGAGAACATGGACGTGGCTTTGCAGTCGTAGCCCAAGAGGTACGTAAACTAGCTGAAGAATCAACCGCCTCAACCAAAGAAGTATTTGGTCTTGTGCGCAGTATTGAGAACGATATTAAAGATGCCATAGCTAACATTGCGATCAATGAAAGCGTAGTGCAGGTTCAGAACGAAATGATTACAGAGACAGCTAATATCTTCTCGCAAATAGTCCATAGTGTACAATACATCGCTGAGCAAATTGCTGCCTTTTCTTCGGAGAGTGACATCATGTTAGAAAGCGCGCTCAAAATCTCAGGCGCTATCGAAAACATTTCCGCCATTACCCAGCAAACTGCAGCTGGAACTGAAGAAGTCTCGGCTGCCATGAATGAACAAATAAATGCTCTGCAATCCGTAGCAGAGGAAACCGAAAAAATGACTCAGGCTGTATTTAATCTGCAAAAAACGATACATATTTTCAAATTTTAG
- the serA gene encoding phosphoglycerate dehydrogenase, which produces MFKVLVSDPISDLGIQQLMDASDVTVDKKTGLSEDELIAIIGEYDGLLVRSQTTVTEKIIEAGKNLKVIGRAGVGVDNIKLEAATQRGIVVINAPDGNTITTCEHAFAMMMALARHIPQAYAKTISGVWDKKTFLGVELKGKTLGVLGMGRIGSEVAKRAIAFGMNILAYDPFLTADRAEKLEVKLASVDDIVRGADFITVHTPLTPETRHMISQPQFEVMKKGMRIINCARGGVIDELALVEAIDNGIVAGAAFDVFEKEPPQADHPFLSHPKIIVTPHLGASTVEAQENVAIDVSEQVLHILRNEPFINAVNIPPVAPSVMNKLQPYFKLGEKLGSFVTQLTNGAIHEINVEYAGDLSDVDTQPLTRYIVKGVLSRHFAEDVNIVNSMHLAKTRDVNVVITKTSKTKGFTNLITVTLKTEQDEERLVAGTLLQGYGERIVQVNKFPVDIAPEGHQIVVSHNDKPGIIGLVGTLLGQNEVNIASMQVGRKIVGGAAIMLLTVDKAVPQEVLVKLAGLPEINTAEEIVLL; this is translated from the coding sequence ATGTTTAAAGTATTAGTATCGGATCCAATCAGTGATTTGGGCATTCAGCAATTGATGGACGCAAGCGATGTAACGGTAGACAAGAAGACCGGACTTAGTGAGGACGAACTTATTGCAATCATAGGCGAGTATGACGGTCTCCTTGTTCGCAGCCAAACTACTGTAACCGAAAAGATTATTGAAGCGGGCAAGAACCTGAAGGTTATTGGCCGGGCGGGCGTAGGTGTTGACAATATCAAGCTCGAAGCCGCAACACAGCGCGGTATAGTTGTTATTAATGCCCCTGACGGAAATACAATTACAACTTGTGAGCATGCATTTGCCATGATGATGGCTCTTGCCCGTCACATTCCTCAGGCGTATGCAAAGACAATTAGTGGTGTTTGGGACAAGAAAACGTTCCTCGGAGTGGAATTAAAAGGTAAAACACTGGGAGTGCTCGGCATGGGCCGGATCGGTAGCGAAGTAGCCAAACGCGCCATTGCCTTCGGTATGAATATTCTTGCCTACGACCCCTTCCTGACCGCAGACCGTGCAGAAAAGCTGGAAGTAAAACTGGCATCGGTGGATGACATTGTTCGTGGGGCAGATTTTATCACTGTCCATACTCCATTAACTCCTGAAACTCGCCATATGATTTCCCAACCACAATTCGAGGTAATGAAAAAAGGAATGCGCATTATCAACTGTGCACGTGGCGGGGTTATCGATGAGCTGGCATTGGTTGAAGCAATAGATAACGGCATTGTAGCTGGAGCGGCATTCGATGTGTTTGAGAAGGAGCCCCCACAAGCTGATCATCCGTTCCTGTCCCATCCCAAGATCATCGTAACTCCACATTTGGGTGCTTCAACTGTTGAAGCCCAGGAGAACGTGGCCATTGACGTTTCTGAACAAGTGCTGCATATCCTGCGCAATGAACCGTTCATCAACGCTGTTAATATCCCTCCCGTAGCTCCAAGTGTAATGAACAAATTACAGCCCTATTTTAAACTTGGGGAAAAATTGGGCAGTTTTGTCACTCAACTTACGAATGGAGCGATTCACGAGATTAACGTTGAATACGCCGGAGATCTATCGGATGTGGATACACAGCCACTGACCCGCTATATTGTGAAAGGCGTGCTCTCGCGTCACTTCGCCGAAGATGTCAACATCGTTAACTCCATGCATCTGGCCAAAACACGTGATGTTAATGTCGTAATCACTAAGACATCCAAAACTAAAGGTTTCACTAATCTAATTACAGTTACTCTAAAAACGGAACAAGATGAAGAACGCCTGGTAGCCGGCACTCTGTTGCAAGGCTATGGTGAACGTATTGTGCAAGTGAATAAGTTCCCAGTTGATATTGCTCCGGAAGGCCATCAAATCGTCGTTTCCCATAATGATAAGCCAGGAATTATCGGTTTAGTGGGTACGTTGCTTGGTCAAAATGAGGTGAACATCGCCTCCATGCAGGTTGGACGTAAAATCGTCGGCGGTGCTGCAATTATGCTTCTGACAGTAGACAAAGCCGTTCCTCAAGAGGTGCTTGTGAAGCTGGCAGGCCTGCCTGAGATCAACACTGCTGAAGAGATAGTCTTGCTATAA
- a CDS encoding CPBP family intramembrane glutamic endopeptidase, translating into MKKFKFGEIKIKKVDPKHLTDKLLLVNLYITQGLTLIIGLIWILLQKRNPIHVFNFPENWHFVLWGLGLAAIMLVVDFLLTHIVPEDSMDDGGINDLLFRKRPIWHIFFIAAIVSVCEEILFRGAIQYAFGPYWTSILFAVIHVRYLRHWIPTGWVFLSSYGLGYIYIHSGTLWAPIACHFLIDLFSGLVIRYRRET; encoded by the coding sequence ATGAAAAAATTCAAATTTGGTGAAATCAAGATAAAAAAGGTAGACCCTAAGCATTTAACAGATAAGCTTCTGCTTGTGAATCTTTACATTACACAAGGACTTACATTGATTATCGGTTTGATATGGATATTATTGCAGAAAAGAAATCCAATTCACGTATTTAATTTTCCGGAAAACTGGCATTTTGTGTTATGGGGCCTTGGTTTAGCAGCAATTATGCTAGTTGTAGATTTTTTACTGACCCATATTGTACCAGAAGATAGCATGGATGATGGAGGCATAAATGATCTTTTATTCCGCAAACGTCCTATTTGGCACATCTTTTTTATAGCGGCTATTGTGTCAGTATGTGAAGAAATATTATTCCGAGGGGCAATCCAGTATGCTTTTGGTCCTTATTGGACCAGTATATTGTTTGCCGTCATTCATGTCCGTTATTTGCGTCACTGGATCCCTACTGGCTGGGTTTTCTTAAGTAGTTATGGATTGGGATATATTTACATTCATTCGGGTACCCTTTGGGCTCCAATAGCATGCCATTTCTTGATCGATCTGTTCTCAGGTCTAGTCATTCGTTATAGGAGGGAGACATGA
- a CDS encoding metallophosphoesterase yields MAFIVAMVMSAFGKRIIAEEIFLDSLPQAFEGFRILFITDIHRRRLPQALLTSLKGPVDAVFLGGDMTEKNNPLNRLLSNMALVTSIAPTYAVHGNHDYNANTSVVDNIIRGSGAVLLMDENVAIERAGALLWLTGVNFSMNRGETSYPPLPPLAAVANACRIILVHDPLWLSQRSSVPADLILAGHTHGGQVVLPFFGQRHVDAFYQEYSAGWFTLPKGDESQAFAKLLISRGFGTARLPLRFRSPAEIHVLTLRTNSSTQKGEFQSQ; encoded by the coding sequence ATGGCGTTTATAGTTGCGATGGTAATGAGTGCGTTCGGAAAACGTATTATTGCCGAGGAAATATTTCTGGATTCTTTGCCACAGGCTTTTGAGGGCTTTCGAATTCTATTCATCACAGATATTCATCGCCGTCGTCTTCCGCAAGCACTATTGACCTCATTAAAGGGCCCTGTTGATGCCGTTTTCCTAGGTGGGGATATGACCGAGAAGAATAATCCATTGAACAGACTGCTTTCAAATATGGCGTTGGTTACTTCTATAGCTCCTACATATGCAGTTCATGGAAATCATGATTATAACGCGAATACCTCTGTGGTTGATAATATAATCCGCGGAAGCGGTGCAGTACTGCTGATGGATGAGAATGTTGCTATTGAACGGGCCGGCGCCCTACTTTGGCTGACGGGCGTTAATTTCTCGATGAATCGCGGGGAAACTAGCTATCCGCCGCTGCCACCATTGGCTGCAGTTGCAAATGCCTGCCGTATTATCCTTGTTCATGATCCACTTTGGCTCTCACAGCGTTCCTCCGTGCCGGCTGATCTTATTCTGGCAGGTCATACGCATGGGGGGCAGGTTGTTCTGCCCTTTTTTGGTCAGAGACATGTGGATGCTTTCTATCAGGAATATAGTGCAGGTTGGTTTACATTGCCTAAAGGGGATGAATCACAAGCCTTCGCCAAACTCCTGATCAGCCGTGGCTTTGGCACCGCACGTCTGCCACTGCGCTTTAGGAGCCCTGCTGAAATACATGTGCTGACACTTCGTACCAACAGTTCAACCCAAAAAGGGGAATTCCAGAGCCAATAA
- a CDS encoding polysaccharide deacetylase family protein — protein sequence MGKGTAALLAATFLLASCSNSSESNNAVKELNNQPTAAAIQASATPSTPDKIVISASPSPQPTAIEKSDSGSLATPNNTNKASDGTSSTEIPILYHMNKNYDIIPNEAGTNKKIILLTFDDGPKDAAMINPLMDILDKHHAKAIFFVNGYRVKEHPELLELIHSRGGIIGNHSWDHIVLKDQPYAKVKQQLEDVQKIVKKVIGEAPHFFRPPHGAGGDVGKKVAAENSLLYMTWSVGSLDWEMKEKETGKTDKLIKNVSSQLHSGSNILMHELPWTVEGLETLLTTLEGKGYSFVDPRSIELKMR from the coding sequence GTGGGTAAAGGCACAGCAGCACTACTTGCGGCCACCTTTCTGCTGGCATCCTGTAGCAACAGCAGTGAAAGCAACAATGCAGTCAAGGAGTTAAACAATCAACCCACGGCAGCCGCTATCCAGGCATCAGCAACGCCATCAACACCTGACAAAATAGTAATTTCGGCAAGTCCGTCGCCTCAGCCGACCGCGATTGAAAAGTCCGATAGTGGAAGTTTAGCTACTCCAAATAATACAAATAAGGCATCAGACGGAACATCATCTACTGAAATTCCGATTTTGTACCATATGAATAAGAATTACGACATTATCCCTAATGAAGCTGGCACCAATAAGAAAATCATTCTGCTTACGTTCGATGATGGACCCAAAGATGCGGCGATGATCAATCCACTAATGGATATATTAGATAAGCATCATGCCAAAGCTATTTTCTTTGTGAATGGCTATCGGGTAAAAGAACATCCTGAACTTCTTGAGCTTATCCATTCACGCGGCGGAATTATCGGCAATCACAGCTGGGACCATATTGTACTGAAAGATCAGCCATACGCCAAGGTTAAACAACAGCTCGAAGATGTTCAGAAAATCGTTAAAAAAGTTATTGGCGAAGCACCACACTTTTTCCGACCTCCACATGGTGCAGGCGGTGATGTAGGTAAAAAAGTTGCCGCGGAGAACAGCTTACTGTATATGACCTGGTCCGTCGGTTCTCTAGACTGGGAAATGAAAGAAAAGGAAACCGGCAAGACCGATAAGCTGATTAAAAATGTAAGCAGTCAACTTCATTCCGGCAGTAATATTCTAATGCATGAGCTGCCATGGACGGTCGAAGGACTGGAAACTTTACTAACTACACTGGAAGGTAAGGGTTATAGCTTTGTAGATCCTCGTAGTATTGAACTGAAAATGCGCTGA
- a CDS encoding genetic competence negative regulator, with the protein MRIERLSQDKIRIFLTFDDLSERGIQKEDMWQEVPKVHDLFTEMMDQAYSELGFDATGPLAVEVFALPAQGMVVIVTRGKYDHHQYGASGEEELPEEIYEMEVTLEQSDSIVYAFRDFEVLVEAAHVLIGNITTQGKLYSYNDKWYLYFDPKEFEEAALSGLVAVLAEFADSSPVTESVLDEYGKTIMAENAVQLLCTHFKRQE; encoded by the coding sequence ATGAGAATAGAGCGATTAAGTCAAGATAAGATACGGATTTTCCTCACTTTTGACGACCTGAGCGAGCGGGGCATCCAGAAAGAAGACATGTGGCAGGAAGTTCCAAAGGTACACGACCTGTTTACGGAAATGATGGATCAAGCGTACAGTGAACTCGGTTTTGACGCTACCGGTCCGCTTGCTGTGGAAGTTTTCGCTTTGCCCGCGCAAGGCATGGTCGTTATAGTGACTCGGGGAAAATATGATCATCATCAGTACGGTGCATCCGGGGAAGAAGAATTGCCTGAAGAGATTTACGAAATGGAAGTTACCCTTGAACAAAGCGACTCCATTGTGTATGCATTCCGCGATTTTGAAGTTCTAGTTGAAGCGGCTCATGTGCTCATCGGTAATATTACTACCCAAGGAAAGCTGTATTCTTATAATGATAAATGGTATCTCTACTTTGATCCAAAAGAATTTGAAGAGGCTGCGTTGTCAGGTCTTGTTGCTGTTCTAGCCGAATTTGCGGATTCATCACCGGTTACTGAGTCTGTACTCGACGAATACGGAAAGACAATTATGGCAGAGAACGCTGTTCAGCTATTGTGTACTCATTTTAAGCGTCAGGAATAA
- the prsW gene encoding glutamic-type intramembrane protease PrsW, producing MLLLSVISSAVAPGLALLTFFYLKDKYDQEPLHMVIKVFLLGFLIVFPVMIIQRGLVLGLHGGPYVDSFLISSGVEECLKWFVLYHMIYNHTEFDEPYDGILYAVAISLGFATIENVMYAWYSHASVASMFMRALLPVSGHAMFGVIMGYHMGRAKFSKGAKTKGILLISLLLPLMWHGIYDFILSTTANYWIWFIVPLMAFLWYGGMGKVARANSRSPFRFLKREEEVKL from the coding sequence GTGCTTTTGTTATCGGTCATTTCGTCAGCAGTTGCGCCGGGACTTGCTCTGCTGACCTTTTTCTATCTGAAGGATAAGTATGATCAAGAGCCACTTCACATGGTCATCAAGGTATTTCTGCTGGGCTTTCTGATTGTTTTTCCCGTAATGATTATTCAGAGAGGTCTGGTGCTGGGCTTGCATGGTGGGCCTTATGTAGATTCCTTTCTCATATCCTCCGGAGTAGAAGAATGTCTGAAATGGTTTGTGCTGTATCATATGATTTATAATCATACCGAATTTGACGAGCCATATGATGGGATACTATATGCCGTAGCGATTTCGCTAGGCTTCGCAACAATAGAGAATGTAATGTACGCTTGGTATAGTCATGCCTCCGTAGCCTCCATGTTTATGAGGGCACTGCTTCCTGTTTCAGGACATGCCATGTTTGGAGTAATTATGGGCTATCATATGGGGAGAGCCAAATTTTCCAAGGGAGCCAAGACGAAGGGAATTTTGCTGATCTCATTACTGTTGCCCTTAATGTGGCATGGGATATACGACTTTATTCTGAGTACAACAGCCAATTACTGGATCTGGTTTATTGTACCTTTAATGGCCTTTTTGTGGTACGGAGGCATGGGTAAAGTGGCACGCGCGAATAGCCGTTCTCCTTTCCGCTTCCTGAAGCGTGAGGAAGAGGTTAAGCTATAA
- the ypeB gene encoding germination protein YpeB produces MYKRLSAVMFPLTALLLLGALVWGYQENQEKNSILIKAENQYQRAFHDLSYHVERLHGELGNTLAVNTTSNGMHRKGLVNVWRLTSEAQNEINQLPLTLLPFSKTEEFLSKISNFSYKAAVRDFTKKPLTEAELGNLKALYTNSGEISKDLQEVQNKVISNRLRWMDVETALATENKAEDNTIIDGFKTVDKRVSAYPELDWGPSVASIYDKRSVKKLGGTPVTAEDIKRKAIKFAGLGSNAKVDVKENGKGTEWTSFTATVKASNNKKSISMDFTTKGGLLISYNDNREVGPAKISMKNAVSKSEQFLKQKGFPNMTAVSADRYDNMGNLTFVTSHDGVLIYPEKLTVRVGLDTGEATGFQASDYVNEHQVKRIIPKPKLSLAEARKMLNPDFKELYNRLAWIENEDSVELLTYEFGGKINGSQYRIYLNSADGNEESVEEIRTSSGAQDK; encoded by the coding sequence ATGTACAAAAGATTAAGTGCTGTAATGTTTCCGCTCACTGCGTTGCTGCTGTTGGGAGCGCTAGTATGGGGATATCAGGAGAATCAGGAGAAAAATTCAATTCTAATTAAGGCGGAGAACCAATACCAGCGTGCCTTTCATGATCTTTCCTATCACGTGGAACGACTTCATGGAGAACTTGGTAACACGTTGGCTGTTAACACTACCTCAAACGGGATGCACCGGAAGGGTCTAGTCAATGTGTGGCGGTTGACCAGTGAGGCACAGAATGAGATTAATCAACTGCCACTCACCCTGCTGCCATTTAGTAAGACGGAAGAATTTCTCTCCAAAATCTCAAACTTTTCCTACAAAGCAGCGGTCCGCGATTTTACCAAGAAACCGCTCACTGAAGCCGAATTGGGGAATTTGAAAGCACTGTATACGAATTCAGGAGAAATTTCCAAGGATCTGCAAGAAGTACAGAACAAAGTCATCAGCAATCGGTTGCGTTGGATGGATGTCGAAACGGCTCTAGCGACGGAAAACAAAGCGGAGGACAATACGATTATTGATGGCTTCAAGACAGTCGATAAACGAGTGTCAGCATACCCAGAGCTAGATTGGGGACCTTCTGTAGCCAGTATCTATGATAAGCGTTCAGTCAAAAAGCTGGGGGGCACTCCGGTAACCGCGGAAGACATCAAACGCAAGGCAATTAAATTTGCCGGTTTAGGTTCCAATGCCAAAGTAGATGTTAAGGAGAATGGAAAAGGCACAGAATGGACCTCTTTTACAGCTACAGTCAAAGCTTCGAATAATAAGAAGTCAATCAGTATGGATTTTACAACTAAAGGCGGATTGCTGATTTCTTACAACGATAATCGTGAAGTGGGTCCAGCCAAAATATCCATGAAAAATGCTGTCAGCAAATCAGAACAGTTTCTAAAGCAAAAGGGCTTTCCAAACATGACAGCAGTGAGTGCTGACCGATACGACAATATGGGCAATTTAACCTTCGTTACAAGCCATGATGGTGTATTGATCTATCCGGAGAAATTGACGGTTCGCGTGGGGTTGGATACCGGTGAGGCTACCGGATTTCAAGCCAGTGATTATGTTAATGAGCATCAGGTGAAGAGGATCATTCCTAAGCCGAAACTTTCCCTGGCAGAAGCCAGGAAAATGCTGAATCCAGATTTCAAGGAGTTATATAACCGGCTGGCCTGGATTGAGAATGAAGATTCTGTCGAGCTGCTGACCTATGAGTTTGGCGGCAAAATCAATGGATCGCAGTATCGGATTTATCTAAATTCAGCCGATGGAAACGAAGAATCCGTAGAAGAAATCAGAACTTCATCAGGGGCTCAGGATAAATAA
- a CDS encoding flagellar brake domain-containing protein, which yields MYPKINDYLYIQVASSDAAEAEIEYKSRIAETEDEAFLIEIPMQEGNGRLKKLFIGDELSIYFITEGGVKNFFNTHVVGFREDVIRMVKVRKPNEDSIFKIQRRSFFRVSAELELAVKDHNGSRFLVRTDDIGGGGTSFLSDTKVKLDLGGKLFCWLLVTYRNGSLEHVYFEGEIVRIKKLENGRNLAMLKFAAISDTERQKIIRYCFERQFDFRNR from the coding sequence TTGTATCCGAAAATCAACGATTATTTATACATTCAGGTAGCTTCCAGTGATGCTGCTGAAGCTGAAATTGAATATAAATCGAGAATTGCAGAGACGGAAGATGAAGCATTCCTGATCGAAATTCCGATGCAGGAGGGCAATGGGCGGCTTAAAAAGCTGTTTATAGGGGACGAGCTTTCCATTTATTTTATTACAGAGGGTGGAGTTAAAAATTTTTTTAATACGCATGTAGTTGGGTTTAGAGAAGATGTAATCCGTATGGTCAAGGTGCGAAAGCCAAATGAGGATTCTATTTTCAAGATCCAGAGACGAAGCTTCTTTCGTGTAAGTGCTGAGCTTGAGCTTGCGGTGAAGGATCACAACGGCAGCCGTTTTCTAGTGCGAACAGATGATATAGGAGGTGGGGGAACCTCATTTCTCAGCGATACCAAAGTGAAGCTAGACCTAGGCGGTAAACTGTTCTGCTGGCTGCTGGTGACCTATCGGAACGGAAGTTTAGAGCATGTGTATTTTGAAGGTGAAATTGTCCGGATCAAGAAATTGGAGAATGGGCGAAATTTGGCGATGCTGAAATTTGCTGCTATTTCGGATACAGAACGCCAAAAAATTATCCGCTATTGCTTCGAGCGACAGTTCGATTTTCGCAACCGGTAA